TTCGGTGCTGCGGCCATGCTGGGCCGCGCGCACCTTGAGGGCACGGTGCGTCGCCTCGGAGAGGTTGCGGATGGTCACTGCGGGCATGATGGCGCCTCCCAGTACATCTGATAGCATTGATAGCAAAATAGAGAATTTGCCATCACATTCAAGATGGCGGGTGTGGCGGCGCTTATGCGCCGCCGGAACTGAGGCGATAGACCGGAATGCCCATCTTGCGGGCCTTGTCCGCGAGATTGTCCTGAATGCCGGTGCCGGGGAAGATCACGACCCCGATCGGCACGACGTTCAGCATCTGGTCGTTGCGCTTGAAGGGCGCGGCCTTGGCGTGCTTCGTCCAGTCGGGCCTGAAGGCCACCTGCGGCACCTTGCGGCTGTCGGCCCAGAGGGACGCGATCTTTTCGGCACCCTTTGGGGAGCCGCCATGCAGGAGCACCATGTCCGGGTGCTTGGCGTGGATCTGATCGAGCTTGGCCCAGATCTGCCTGTGATCGGCGGTGTCGCCGCCCGAGAAGGCGATCTTTGGCCCGGCGGGCACGAGCACCTCAGTATCTGCGCGCCTCCTGGCGGCGAGAAAATCCCGGCTGTCGATCAGCGATGCGGTGAGATGGCGATGGTTGACCCGTGATCCGGCCCGTGGCGTCCAGGGAGAGCCGGCGGCGATATGGTAGCGGTCGGCGGCGGCCTCGCGGAAGGTTTCCATGCCGTCGCGCCGGCCAATCAGGTTCATGCCGATGTCGATCAGGCGCTCGAGCTCGAGTGACTTCACCTCCGAGCCGTCCTGTTCGCGCTGAAGCTGCTTCTGGGCCTGCTCATTGTCGTCAAGCTTCTGCTCGATCCGGTCCACGGCGCGGTGGAACATATTGACGGTCGACCAGAGGAGATCTGGAAG
The Azorhizobium caulinodans ORS 571 genome window above contains:
- a CDS encoding DUF2493 domain-containing protein, translating into MSAHDDHEPHHVSSPTDHLIQELQLHGHRPSEDERDQRPPPEERLIEGAIADIFDALVATITDTGLDAELPDLLWSTVNMFHRAVDRIEQKLDDNEQAQKQLQREQDGSEVKSLELERLIDIGMNLIGRRDGMETFREAAADRYHIAAGSPWTPRAGSRVNHRHLTASLIDSRDFLAARRRADTEVLVPAGPKIAFSGGDTADHRQIWAKLDQIHAKHPDMVLLHGGSPKGAEKIASLWADSRKVPQVAFRPDWTKHAKAAPFKRNDQMLNVVPIGVVIFPGTGIQDNLADKARKMGIPVYRLSSGGA